Proteins encoded in a region of the Natator depressus isolate rNatDep1 chromosome 23, rNatDep2.hap1, whole genome shotgun sequence genome:
- the FOSB gene encoding protein FosB isoform X1, translating into MYQGFPGDYDSTSRCSSSPSAESQYLSSVDSFGSPTGAAASQECSGLGEMPGSFVPTVTAITTSQDLQWLVQPTLISSMAQSQPQGQQMSHQQQQPPPPAVDPYDLPGTSYSTPGMGAYSAGPSTAEAAAPSSRSARARPRRTREETLTPEEEEKRRVRRERNKLAAAKCRNRRRELTDRLQAETDQLEEEKAGLESEIAELQKEKERLEFVLVAHKPGCKIPYEDMPELGGQPGPSAEVSSLGMPVKDDPFGPAAYPSVPLHYQQSLGVPAPGAPGPAEVAFSSSYFTHGEPLSDPYPVNPSYTSSFVFTYPEGSTCGATHQRNSSSDQSSDSLNSPSLLAL; encoded by the exons ATGTATCAGGGCTTCCCCGGAGACTACGACTCCACCTCCCGGTGCAGCTCGTCCCCTTCGGCCGAGTCCCAGTACCTGTCCTCGGTGGATTCCTTCGGGAGCCCCACGGGCGCCGCCGCCTCGCAG GAGTGCAGTGGCCTCGGGGAGATGCCCGGATCCTTTGTGCCCACAGTCACCGCCATAACAACTAGCCAGGACCTGCAGTGGTTGGTGCAGCCCACTCTGATCTCTTCCATGGCCCAGTCGCAGCCTCAGGGCCAACAGATgtctcaccagcagcagcagccaccgccGCCTGCAGTGGACCCCTATGACCTGCCCGGGACCAGCTATTCCACCCCAGGGATGGGCGCCTACAGCGCTGGCCCCTCAACAGCCGAAGCAGCCGCCCCATCGTCCCGCTCGGCTCGGGCTCGGCCCCGGAGGACACGGGAGGAAACG CTGAcgccggaggaggaggagaagcgaCGCGTCCGCAGGGAGAGGAACAAGTTGGCAGCGGCCAAGTGCCGGAACCGGCGCCGGGAGCTGACAGACCGACTCCAGGCG gagaCAGACCAGCTGGAGGAAGAGAAGGCAGGGCTGGAGTCCGAGATCGCGGAGCTGCAGAAGGAAAAAGAGCGCCTGGAATTTGTCCTCGTAGCTCACAAACCGGGCTGCAAAATCCCTTACGAGGACATGCCTGAGCTGGGCGGCCAGCCCGGCCCGTCGGCCGAGGTGAGCTCTTTGGGGATGCCTGTTAAGGACGACCCGTTCGGGCCAGCTGCCTACCCGTCTGTGCCCCTCCACTACCAGCAGAGCCTGGGCGTGCCAGCGCCGGGCGCGCCGGGCCCAGCGGAGGTAGCGTTTTCTAGTTCTTACTTTACACATGGTGAGCCGCTGAGCGACCCGTACCCTGTTAACCCTTCATATACATCTTCGTTTGTGTTCACCTACCCAGAGGGATCTACCTGCGGAGCCACTCACCAGCGGAACAGCAGCAGCGACCAGTCCTCGGACTCCTTGAATTCTCCCTCGCTCCTCGCTTTGTGA
- the FOSB gene encoding protein FosB isoform X2: MRAEERETSCPALVSVSGLTVCRGKCWLADGPECSGLGEMPGSFVPTVTAITTSQDLQWLVQPTLISSMAQSQPQGQQMSHQQQQPPPPAVDPYDLPGTSYSTPGMGAYSAGPSTAEAAAPSSRSARARPRRTREETLTPEEEEKRRVRRERNKLAAAKCRNRRRELTDRLQAETDQLEEEKAGLESEIAELQKEKERLEFVLVAHKPGCKIPYEDMPELGGQPGPSAEVSSLGMPVKDDPFGPAAYPSVPLHYQQSLGVPAPGAPGPAEVAFSSSYFTHGEPLSDPYPVNPSYTSSFVFTYPEGSTCGATHQRNSSSDQSSDSLNSPSLLAL, from the exons ATGAGGGCAGAGGAACGTGAAACCAGCTGCCCGGCTTTGGTCTCCGTGTCAGGCCTGACCGTGTGTCGTGGCAAGTGCTGGCTGGCAGACGGGCCT GAGTGCAGTGGCCTCGGGGAGATGCCCGGATCCTTTGTGCCCACAGTCACCGCCATAACAACTAGCCAGGACCTGCAGTGGTTGGTGCAGCCCACTCTGATCTCTTCCATGGCCCAGTCGCAGCCTCAGGGCCAACAGATgtctcaccagcagcagcagccaccgccGCCTGCAGTGGACCCCTATGACCTGCCCGGGACCAGCTATTCCACCCCAGGGATGGGCGCCTACAGCGCTGGCCCCTCAACAGCCGAAGCAGCCGCCCCATCGTCCCGCTCGGCTCGGGCTCGGCCCCGGAGGACACGGGAGGAAACG CTGAcgccggaggaggaggagaagcgaCGCGTCCGCAGGGAGAGGAACAAGTTGGCAGCGGCCAAGTGCCGGAACCGGCGCCGGGAGCTGACAGACCGACTCCAGGCG gagaCAGACCAGCTGGAGGAAGAGAAGGCAGGGCTGGAGTCCGAGATCGCGGAGCTGCAGAAGGAAAAAGAGCGCCTGGAATTTGTCCTCGTAGCTCACAAACCGGGCTGCAAAATCCCTTACGAGGACATGCCTGAGCTGGGCGGCCAGCCCGGCCCGTCGGCCGAGGTGAGCTCTTTGGGGATGCCTGTTAAGGACGACCCGTTCGGGCCAGCTGCCTACCCGTCTGTGCCCCTCCACTACCAGCAGAGCCTGGGCGTGCCAGCGCCGGGCGCGCCGGGCCCAGCGGAGGTAGCGTTTTCTAGTTCTTACTTTACACATGGTGAGCCGCTGAGCGACCCGTACCCTGTTAACCCTTCATATACATCTTCGTTTGTGTTCACCTACCCAGAGGGATCTACCTGCGGAGCCACTCACCAGCGGAACAGCAGCAGCGACCAGTCCTCGGACTCCTTGAATTCTCCCTCGCTCCTCGCTTTGTGA
- the FOSB gene encoding protein FosB isoform X3 — protein MPGSFVPTVTAITTSQDLQWLVQPTLISSMAQSQPQGQQMSHQQQQPPPPAVDPYDLPGTSYSTPGMGAYSAGPSTAEAAAPSSRSARARPRRTREETLTPEEEEKRRVRRERNKLAAAKCRNRRRELTDRLQAETDQLEEEKAGLESEIAELQKEKERLEFVLVAHKPGCKIPYEDMPELGGQPGPSAEVSSLGMPVKDDPFGPAAYPSVPLHYQQSLGVPAPGAPGPAEVAFSSSYFTHGEPLSDPYPVNPSYTSSFVFTYPEGSTCGATHQRNSSSDQSSDSLNSPSLLAL, from the exons ATGCCCGGATCCTTTGTGCCCACAGTCACCGCCATAACAACTAGCCAGGACCTGCAGTGGTTGGTGCAGCCCACTCTGATCTCTTCCATGGCCCAGTCGCAGCCTCAGGGCCAACAGATgtctcaccagcagcagcagccaccgccGCCTGCAGTGGACCCCTATGACCTGCCCGGGACCAGCTATTCCACCCCAGGGATGGGCGCCTACAGCGCTGGCCCCTCAACAGCCGAAGCAGCCGCCCCATCGTCCCGCTCGGCTCGGGCTCGGCCCCGGAGGACACGGGAGGAAACG CTGAcgccggaggaggaggagaagcgaCGCGTCCGCAGGGAGAGGAACAAGTTGGCAGCGGCCAAGTGCCGGAACCGGCGCCGGGAGCTGACAGACCGACTCCAGGCG gagaCAGACCAGCTGGAGGAAGAGAAGGCAGGGCTGGAGTCCGAGATCGCGGAGCTGCAGAAGGAAAAAGAGCGCCTGGAATTTGTCCTCGTAGCTCACAAACCGGGCTGCAAAATCCCTTACGAGGACATGCCTGAGCTGGGCGGCCAGCCCGGCCCGTCGGCCGAGGTGAGCTCTTTGGGGATGCCTGTTAAGGACGACCCGTTCGGGCCAGCTGCCTACCCGTCTGTGCCCCTCCACTACCAGCAGAGCCTGGGCGTGCCAGCGCCGGGCGCGCCGGGCCCAGCGGAGGTAGCGTTTTCTAGTTCTTACTTTACACATGGTGAGCCGCTGAGCGACCCGTACCCTGTTAACCCTTCATATACATCTTCGTTTGTGTTCACCTACCCAGAGGGATCTACCTGCGGAGCCACTCACCAGCGGAACAGCAGCAGCGACCAGTCCTCGGACTCCTTGAATTCTCCCTCGCTCCTCGCTTTGTGA